The Chryseolinea soli genome contains a region encoding:
- a CDS encoding YCF48-related protein, which yields MMISHQMPKFTVLVIALLCFATPSWAQKQANIFSLSNYELDFATGAPVLKSGLGLISTLSKGMICDENGALLFYTDGFSVWNKNHQLMPNGTDLLPATSVTKLQKSIVVPKPGSATIYYIFTTDPYNGQTTSGLYYSVVDISLAGGLGDVVTKGVRLIVKTNDELSAVLHENGKDIWVMTHQHNSDLFYALLVTDAGPSASVFQQHIGPTIGLSLGQMKFSPDGKKLALTYPIDNRQDMMIADFDAATGVLTNQMLFSLQDISGGMIGPEFSSDGTRVYVEGPYTVYQYDVSLPTYDDIQNSRTAVKTGTIYNVMYSLQLGLDGRIYATKGGGGSTADYLAVIDNPNAPANDVLFKEKGLYLNGASCFAVFMPSLIQSYLYKTSFVAEGHCQNAPITFHITNLHQVESAEWSFGNGVTSDALQPPPITYTKEGTYTVKLTVYYKGKSTTISQDITVKAQTPFDLGTDRMVCPDYKLVADDGFAAYQWSTTETSKSIEIKISGKYKLTATNPDGCISKDSVQINVASLPAINLADTIPLAGGSALLDPGTFTHQVWSTGESTPTITVTHAGWYSVLVGNDFGCQATKSVYVDDGVRLSDTNSPWTWLNPLPTGATGLDIQFANEKVGFITNSSGLLRTTDAGETWEIYSKKVKGRRMVFKNLIGYVVGDGGQIYKSTHLGVGWNALKINTTENLNSITVVSDDTLRVTSDKTLFASNDGGKTWVSHPVPTNANEYYTVTVKDAFFTSGKVGHVACNNGTIKKTKDGGVTWYATLTSNTIPSDFFRIKFADDNVGYATREHSYVFKTTNAGETWTQLTASLDAAYALQFISPTVGFIGGDDGAMHKTTDGGATWQWIGDSGRIYAYDIYGIFFLDLDRGFATGMRGRILKTVDGGKSWTPYALTYNDITQIDFTSDQTGYAIAGGQLIKTVNKKDWQRINSPISGQRTARFNFLNDNLGFASAGYYANRVMKTTDGGNSWTQVYYNTYLSSDLSTVKFTDENTGFISWGGTITQKTTDGGATWRTVASVGLLDLQFLNANVGYARSTAYYALVSIYKTIDGGETWTISKQQDDNINALHFVDELTGYYVGEQNTVYKTANGGTTWQKLNTAYGDYVDVYFISKDYGYILDDYGILQVTKDGGATWTNIPVPSSYSQSIEVQGTDIYIAGAYGTILTSTISYNDALSLDGVSVTDVTLSGATIHSKIRSYMSLPQTTVTLQIGRAASLYDHTYSLGQYAGVLNQSLVYNLQDLDPDTRYYCRITVSDGTRSISTPETSFKTSTVTAVEETVQDLVSLYPNPASATVTVNVSGASTPFTYQVCSVVGQPLLQGTATGKALIDVSSLKPGLYMVIVGHGGEKTVTRIVKR from the coding sequence ATGATGATCAGCCATCAAATGCCCAAATTCACCGTTTTGGTGATTGCCTTGTTATGTTTTGCCACCCCTTCATGGGCTCAAAAACAAGCCAATATCTTTTCCCTTTCAAACTACGAGCTTGACTTTGCCACGGGTGCGCCTGTGCTGAAAAGCGGCTTAGGATTGATCTCTACCCTGAGCAAGGGCATGATTTGTGATGAAAATGGTGCATTGCTTTTTTATACCGATGGCTTTTCTGTGTGGAACAAAAATCACCAGCTCATGCCCAACGGCACCGACCTGTTGCCTGCCACATCGGTCACCAAGCTTCAAAAATCCATCGTTGTCCCCAAGCCTGGCAGTGCCACCATCTATTATATTTTTACTACCGATCCCTATAACGGGCAGACCACTTCCGGATTGTATTATAGCGTAGTCGATATAAGCCTGGCCGGCGGCCTCGGCGATGTGGTGACGAAGGGTGTAAGGCTGATCGTGAAAACGAACGACGAACTGAGCGCCGTGCTTCATGAAAATGGCAAAGACATTTGGGTGATGACCCACCAACACAATTCAGACTTGTTCTACGCCCTGTTAGTTACCGACGCAGGACCTTCGGCCTCCGTGTTCCAGCAGCACATCGGGCCAACCATTGGGCTGTCGCTCGGGCAAATGAAGTTTTCTCCCGATGGTAAGAAGCTTGCCCTGACCTACCCAATCGACAACCGGCAGGACATGATGATCGCGGACTTTGATGCGGCGACAGGCGTTCTGACAAACCAGATGCTATTTTCGTTGCAAGACATCAGTGGCGGCATGATCGGGCCTGAATTTTCCAGCGATGGCACCCGGGTTTACGTAGAGGGCCCGTACACGGTGTACCAATACGACGTTTCCCTGCCCACCTACGACGATATTCAAAATTCGCGGACCGCAGTGAAAACCGGCACGATCTACAATGTGATGTACTCGCTTCAACTCGGGCTCGACGGACGGATCTACGCCACCAAAGGCGGAGGCGGCAGCACAGCCGACTACCTGGCCGTGATCGATAACCCCAATGCTCCAGCCAATGACGTGTTGTTCAAAGAGAAAGGCCTATACCTCAATGGCGCGAGCTGTTTTGCAGTCTTCATGCCGAGTTTGATTCAGAGTTATCTTTACAAAACGAGTTTCGTAGCGGAAGGCCACTGCCAAAACGCGCCGATAACCTTTCATATCACCAACCTGCACCAGGTCGAATCGGCCGAGTGGTCGTTTGGCAATGGCGTCACCTCCGATGCATTGCAGCCACCGCCGATCACCTATACGAAGGAGGGAACCTATACTGTCAAGCTCACCGTGTACTACAAGGGAAAGTCAACCACCATCTCACAAGACATCACCGTCAAGGCGCAAACACCGTTTGACCTCGGCACAGACCGAATGGTGTGCCCCGACTACAAACTGGTAGCCGACGATGGCTTCGCGGCCTATCAATGGAGCACCACGGAAACCAGTAAAAGCATCGAGATAAAGATCAGTGGAAAGTACAAATTGACGGCTACAAACCCCGACGGCTGCATTTCCAAAGACTCCGTTCAAATCAACGTGGCATCCCTTCCTGCCATCAACCTGGCCGACACCATTCCCCTTGCCGGCGGATCGGCGCTGTTGGATCCCGGCACATTCACCCATCAGGTATGGAGCACCGGTGAATCTACGCCAACCATTACCGTGACACATGCCGGGTGGTATTCAGTACTGGTAGGAAATGATTTCGGGTGCCAGGCGACGAAAAGTGTTTACGTCGATGATGGTGTGCGACTATCCGATACAAACTCACCCTGGACATGGCTCAATCCACTCCCCACAGGAGCGACTGGTCTTGACATTCAGTTCGCAAACGAAAAGGTCGGATTTATCACGAATAGTAGCGGTTTGCTCCGCACGACCGACGCAGGTGAAACATGGGAAATTTATTCTAAAAAAGTGAAGGGCAGACGGATGGTATTCAAAAACCTGATCGGCTATGTGGTGGGCGATGGGGGACAGATCTACAAATCGACGCACCTTGGCGTCGGCTGGAATGCGTTGAAGATAAATACCACCGAAAATCTCAACAGCATTACCGTTGTAAGCGATGACACCCTACGCGTAACCAGCGACAAGACGCTGTTTGCCTCGAATGACGGCGGCAAAACTTGGGTGAGCCACCCCGTGCCTACCAATGCCAATGAATACTATACCGTGACGGTGAAAGACGCTTTCTTTACCAGCGGCAAAGTAGGTCATGTGGCCTGTAACAATGGCACCATCAAAAAAACAAAGGACGGCGGTGTTACCTGGTATGCAACGCTTACTTCGAATACGATCCCCTCGGACTTTTTCCGGATCAAGTTCGCAGACGATAACGTGGGGTACGCAACGCGCGAGCACAGCTACGTCTTCAAGACAACCAATGCAGGCGAAACGTGGACCCAGCTGACCGCCTCGCTCGACGCCGCCTACGCCCTGCAATTTATCAGCCCGACGGTCGGTTTCATTGGGGGCGACGATGGCGCCATGCACAAGACGACCGATGGCGGCGCTACCTGGCAATGGATTGGAGATAGCGGCCGGATCTATGCCTACGATATCTACGGCATTTTCTTCCTCGACCTCGACCGTGGGTTTGCAACAGGCATGCGCGGACGCATACTGAAGACCGTCGACGGCGGAAAAAGCTGGACACCCTATGCATTAACCTATAACGACATAACGCAGATCGACTTCACCAGCGACCAAACCGGCTACGCCATCGCCGGCGGCCAGCTGATCAAAACCGTCAACAAAAAAGATTGGCAGCGCATAAACTCGCCGATAAGCGGACAACGAACGGCCCGTTTTAACTTTCTGAACGACAACCTGGGTTTTGCTTCCGCGGGCTATTACGCCAACCGCGTCATGAAAACCACCGACGGCGGCAATTCCTGGACACAGGTTTATTACAATACCTACCTGTCCAGCGATTTGTCGACCGTGAAATTTACGGATGAGAACACAGGGTTTATAAGCTGGGGGGGCACCATAACCCAGAAGACCACCGACGGAGGCGCCACCTGGAGAACAGTGGCCTCCGTGGGCCTGCTCGATTTGCAATTTTTAAATGCCAACGTGGGATACGCACGCTCCACGGCCTACTACGCTTTAGTGTCGATATACAAAACCATAGACGGAGGGGAGACCTGGACGATCTCAAAGCAACAGGACGATAACATTAACGCCCTTCATTTTGTGGACGAGCTTACGGGCTACTATGTGGGTGAACAAAACACCGTATACAAAACAGCGAACGGCGGCACGACCTGGCAAAAACTGAATACTGCCTATGGCGACTATGTTGACGTTTATTTTATATCGAAAGACTATGGCTACATTTTGGATGATTATGGCATCCTGCAAGTGACAAAAGATGGCGGCGCCACCTGGACCAACATTCCCGTTCCCAGTAGCTACTCACAATCGATTGAAGTGCAAGGGACAGACATTTATATCGCCGGCGCGTACGGCACGATCCTCACGTCGACCATAAGCTACAATGATGCACTAAGCCTCGACGGCGTGTCGGTAACAGACGTGACGTTGTCCGGAGCAACGATACATTCAAAAATACGGTCTTACATGTCATTGCCACAGACCACCGTTACGCTACAGATTGGCCGCGCGGCGAGCCTCTACGACCACACCTATAGCTTGGGACAGTATGCCGGTGTATTGAATCAATCCCTTGTCTATAACCTGCAGGACCTCGATCCAGATACGCGCTACTACTGCCGCATCACCGTGAGTGACGGCACGCGATCGATCTCCACACCGGAAACGTCGTTTAAGACGTCAACGGTAACGGCCGTGGAGGAGACTGTGCAGGATCTGGTATCGCTCTATCCCAACCCTGCATCGGCAACGGTCACCGTCAATGTTAGTGGTGCATCTACGCCCTTTACGTATCAGGTATGTAGCGTGGTGGGACAACCGCTGCTCCAGGGCACGGCCACAGGCAAGGCGCTGATAGATGTGTCCTCACTCAAACCGGGATTGTACATGGTAATCGTTGGTCACGGCG
- a CDS encoding VOC family protein, whose product MTSLNLIVIKTDNLQGQAEFYTALGIQFDYHKHGNGPNHYASVAHRPTLEIYPLPKNTTTPDNTTRLGFMVERLDVLIADLKSRGVAIVSEPSVSEWGYGAIVQDLDGRKIELTERRQV is encoded by the coding sequence ATGACGTCACTTAACTTAATTGTTATCAAAACTGACAACCTGCAAGGACAAGCTGAGTTCTACACAGCGCTGGGAATACAATTTGATTATCACAAACACGGCAATGGCCCAAATCATTATGCGAGCGTTGCTCATCGTCCAACACTTGAAATATATCCCTTGCCAAAAAATACGACTACGCCCGATAATACAACCCGTTTAGGATTCATGGTCGAACGATTGGATGTGCTGATCGCGGATCTCAAATCGCGGGGCGTCGCGATCGTGTCTGAACCGTCGGTCAGCGAGTGGGGTTACGGGGCGATTGTTCAGGATCTGGATGGTCGAAAGATCGAGTTAACCGAGCGAAGGCAAGTTTGA
- the leuS gene encoding leucine--tRNA ligase → MAEYSKDEIKRIEEKWRVKWQQSGVYETDNHSDKPKYYVLDMFPYPSGAGLHVGHPLGYIASDIVTRYKRLKGFNVLHPMGFDAFGLPAEQYAIQTGQHPRVTTEKNMATYIAQLSKIGFAFDWDRKVVTSDPYYYKWTQWIFMQLFNAWYDRTANNKVGKARPMKELVAELEKNGNQNIVAACDDETPAITAAQWTAFNEIEKENFLQKYRIAYLAETMVNWCAALGTVLSNDEVKDGVSERGGYPVERIKMLQWNMRISAYAERLLTGLDTIDWPEPVKEMQRNWIGKSVGCELDFKLASGDDSIRVFTTRIDTIYGVTFMVLAPEHELVEKITTPAQRNEVTHYVEVAKNRSERERMSEVKRISGAFTGAYVINPFNHEKVPVWIADYVLAGYGTGAVMAVPSSDTRDYAFAKHFNLPIVDVLEGPTSDITKDNFEPKSGKMINSGMLNGLPWQEAIEKALQHVETLGIGTRKVNYRMRDAIFGRQRYWGEPFPVYFDKGIPKLVSEKDLPVTLPEIDAYKPTETGEPPLGRAKGWNYNGHPYELTTMPGWAGSSWYWFRYMDPENDKAFASKEALDYWKDVDLYIGGSEHATGHLLYSRFWCKVMKDLGYVSPEEPFKKLINQGHIQGISKLAYRINGTNKFVSYNLRKQYEVTPLHVDITFVDGDVLDVEKFRMWRDDLKDIELILEDGKYICGSEVDKMSKRYYNVVNPDDIVESYGADTLRMYEMFLGPLELSKPWNTNGIDGVFKFLRRFWNLFHDNQGNFNVSSEAPTPEELKVLHKTLKKIAYDIEHFSFNTSVSEFMICCNELSSLKSNKRAILEPLLITLAPFAPHIADELWEKLGYKESILYATFPQYNEEYLTESSFEYPISINGKVRMKMNFALDMPKDDIEKLVMASEVVQKWTEGKAPKKVIVVPGRIVNVVI, encoded by the coding sequence ATGGCCGAATACAGCAAAGACGAGATCAAGCGCATCGAAGAAAAGTGGCGGGTGAAATGGCAGCAAAGTGGCGTCTACGAAACTGATAATCACTCAGATAAGCCAAAATACTACGTACTGGACATGTTTCCCTATCCCTCCGGGGCGGGGCTACATGTGGGGCACCCGCTGGGCTACATCGCCTCCGATATCGTGACACGCTATAAGCGCCTGAAGGGGTTTAATGTGCTCCATCCCATGGGCTTTGATGCCTTTGGGCTCCCTGCCGAGCAATATGCCATCCAAACCGGCCAGCATCCGCGCGTGACCACCGAAAAGAACATGGCCACCTATATCGCCCAACTGAGCAAGATCGGTTTTGCCTTTGACTGGGATCGCAAAGTGGTGACCAGCGACCCCTACTACTACAAATGGACGCAGTGGATCTTCATGCAGTTGTTCAACGCCTGGTATGACCGGACCGCGAACAACAAGGTGGGCAAAGCCCGCCCCATGAAAGAGCTGGTGGCCGAACTGGAAAAGAACGGCAACCAGAACATTGTCGCCGCCTGCGATGACGAAACGCCCGCGATCACCGCGGCGCAGTGGACGGCGTTCAACGAAATTGAAAAAGAAAACTTCCTCCAAAAATACCGCATCGCCTACCTGGCCGAAACCATGGTGAACTGGTGCGCTGCCCTGGGCACCGTGTTGTCGAACGACGAAGTGAAAGACGGCGTGAGCGAACGCGGGGGCTACCCGGTGGAACGCATCAAGATGTTGCAATGGAACATGCGCATTTCGGCCTACGCCGAACGGCTGCTGACGGGCCTGGACACCATCGACTGGCCCGAGCCGGTCAAGGAAATGCAACGCAATTGGATTGGCAAGTCGGTAGGCTGTGAACTCGATTTCAAGCTGGCCTCGGGCGATGATTCCATTCGCGTGTTCACGACGCGCATCGATACGATCTACGGCGTGACGTTCATGGTGCTTGCGCCCGAACACGAACTCGTAGAGAAGATCACCACACCCGCACAACGCAACGAAGTGACCCACTATGTGGAGGTGGCCAAGAACCGCAGCGAGCGCGAGCGGATGAGCGAAGTGAAGCGCATCAGTGGCGCCTTCACGGGAGCGTACGTCATCAACCCGTTCAACCACGAGAAGGTGCCCGTCTGGATCGCCGACTACGTGTTGGCCGGCTATGGCACCGGCGCGGTGATGGCCGTACCCAGCAGCGACACGCGTGACTATGCTTTTGCAAAACATTTTAACCTTCCCATCGTCGACGTGCTGGAAGGTCCTACGAGCGACATTACCAAAGACAACTTCGAGCCCAAGTCGGGCAAGATGATAAACTCCGGCATGCTCAATGGCCTGCCCTGGCAGGAAGCCATTGAAAAGGCGCTGCAACACGTGGAGACCTTGGGCATCGGTACACGCAAAGTGAACTACCGCATGCGCGACGCCATCTTTGGCCGCCAGCGCTATTGGGGCGAGCCCTTCCCGGTGTATTTCGACAAAGGCATTCCCAAGCTGGTGAGCGAAAAAGATCTGCCCGTGACGTTGCCAGAGATCGATGCCTACAAACCCACCGAAACCGGCGAACCTCCCCTGGGCCGCGCCAAAGGCTGGAACTACAACGGTCATCCTTACGAACTCACCACCATGCCCGGCTGGGCGGGGTCGAGCTGGTACTGGTTCCGCTACATGGACCCGGAGAACGATAAGGCCTTCGCCAGCAAAGAAGCGCTCGATTATTGGAAAGATGTCGATTTGTATATCGGCGGTTCAGAGCACGCCACCGGCCACTTGTTGTACTCACGCTTCTGGTGCAAGGTGATGAAAGACCTGGGCTATGTATCGCCGGAGGAACCATTTAAAAAGCTGATCAACCAAGGCCATATTCAAGGTATTTCCAAACTCGCTTACCGGATCAACGGTACGAATAAGTTTGTATCCTATAACCTGCGGAAGCAATACGAAGTAACGCCGCTGCACGTGGACATCACCTTCGTGGATGGCGACGTGCTGGACGTGGAGAAGTTCAGGATGTGGAGAGACGATCTGAAAGACATCGAGCTGATCCTGGAAGACGGCAAATACATCTGCGGCTCGGAAGTCGACAAGATGTCGAAGCGCTACTACAATGTAGTGAACCCCGACGACATCGTGGAAAGCTATGGCGCCGACACGTTGCGCATGTACGAGATGTTCCTCGGTCCGCTGGAGCTGTCGAAGCCCTGGAACACCAACGGCATCGACGGCGTGTTCAAATTCCTGCGCCGGTTCTGGAACCTGTTCCACGACAACCAGGGCAACTTCAACGTGAGCAGCGAAGCACCCACGCCCGAAGAATTGAAAGTGCTGCACAAAACACTGAAGAAGATCGCTTACGACATTGAGCATTTTTCGTTCAACACGTCGGTAAGCGAGTTTATGATCTGCTGCAACGAGTTGAGTAGCCTGAAGAGTAATAAGCGCGCCATACTGGAGCCGTTGTTGATTACACTTGCACCGTTTGCTCCCCACATCGCCGACGAACTTTGGGAAAAACTGGGCTACAAAGAATCGATCCTTTACGCCACGTTCCCGCAATACAACGAGGAATATCTGACAGAGAGCTCGTTTGAATATCCGATCTCCATCAATGGAAAAGTGCGGATGAAGATGAACTTTGCGCTGGATATGCCGAAGGATGATATCGAGAAGCTGGTGATGGCTTCGGAGGTGGTGCAGAAATGGACAGAGGGGAAAGCACCGAAGAAGGTGATTGTTGTGCCGGGGCGGATTGTGAATGTGGTGATTTAA
- a CDS encoding carboxymuconolactone decarboxylase family protein, with product MKPRRKFQDVDPDALKPMLALEKYLSTTQLSVRHKDLIKIRTSQLNGCSYCVDKHTEEARANGETERRLYNLTSWNETPFFTEDEQAILALTEQVTFITNRVSDEVYDRAVKLLGEKYVTQAMMAIVTMNAWNRIGVTTNLWPS from the coding sequence ATGAAACCCAGAAGAAAATTCCAGGACGTCGATCCCGATGCGCTCAAACCCATGCTGGCCCTTGAAAAGTACCTCAGCACCACCCAGTTATCCGTGCGCCACAAAGACCTCATCAAAATCCGCACCTCCCAGCTCAACGGCTGTTCGTATTGCGTCGACAAACATACCGAGGAAGCCCGCGCCAACGGCGAAACCGAGCGACGCCTCTATAACCTCACCTCATGGAATGAAACCCCCTTCTTCACCGAAGACGAACAAGCCATTCTCGCCCTCACCGAACAAGTAACGTTTATCACCAACCGCGTATCGGACGAGGTCTACGATCGGGCAGTGAAATTGCTGGGAGAAAAATACGTAACGCAAGCCATGATGGCGATCGTCACGATGAATGCTTGGAACCGGATTGGGGTAACGACGAATTTGTGGCCGAGTTGA
- a CDS encoding Crp/Fnr family transcriptional regulator, whose amino-acid sequence MDITPLDPLIQHIRKFAPLTDANIETLSTLIHPKTIPNKTILARAGEVCHEKYFVVKGCLRLFIHTDEGNEQIIQFAIDNWWMTDYMSFEMQKPSTFTIQAVEPSQLLVITKTELEELLAKAPTLERYFRLIAERAYSAALTRIHFIYNQSGEERYGQFSRMFPEFVQRVPQYMLASYLGFTPEFLSKIRAKRKE is encoded by the coding sequence ATGGACATCACTCCCCTGGACCCCCTCATCCAACACATCCGAAAATTCGCCCCCCTGACCGACGCGAACATCGAAACCTTATCCACGCTCATCCATCCCAAAACCATCCCCAACAAAACGATATTAGCCCGCGCCGGCGAAGTTTGCCACGAAAAATATTTCGTCGTCAAGGGCTGCCTCCGCCTCTTCATCCACACCGACGAAGGCAACGAACAGATCATCCAATTTGCCATCGACAACTGGTGGATGACCGACTACATGAGCTTCGAAATGCAAAAGCCATCCACCTTCACCATCCAGGCCGTAGAGCCATCACAGCTCCTGGTCATCACCAAAACGGAGCTGGAAGAATTGCTGGCAAAGGCCCCCACATTGGAACGCTATTTCCGCCTCATCGCAGAGCGGGCCTACTCGGCGGCGCTTACCCGCATTCACTTCATCTACAACCAGTCAGGGGAGGAGCGCTACGGCCAATTCAGCCGCATGTTCCCCGAATTCGTACAACGCGTCCCTCAATACATGCTAGCCTCTTACCTAGGCTTCACCCCCGAATTCCTCAGCAAGATCAGAGCAAAAAGAAAGGAATGA
- a CDS encoding VOC family protein, producing MEKKEETPAPAGYSNVCPYLMVESVEVEAQFLQTVFGARIKEELKQENGFVQHGEVSLGETVIMMGRARPEWPATPGANYVFVSHVDDIFQKALAAGATPLMEPADRFYGYREGGIKDPQGNTWWLAQVLEELSVDEMQARMLKIPKK from the coding sequence ATGGAAAAGAAAGAAGAAACCCCTGCACCTGCAGGCTATAGCAACGTCTGCCCTTACCTGATGGTGGAAAGCGTAGAGGTGGAAGCACAATTTTTGCAGACCGTCTTTGGCGCCCGCATCAAAGAAGAACTAAAACAAGAGAATGGTTTTGTTCAACACGGCGAAGTGAGCCTGGGCGAAACGGTCATCATGATGGGCCGTGCCCGACCCGAATGGCCCGCGACTCCCGGAGCCAACTACGTTTTTGTAAGCCACGTAGACGACATCTTCCAAAAGGCCCTCGCCGCCGGCGCCACCCCCTTAATGGAACCCGCCGACCGTTTCTACGGCTATCGCGAAGGGGGCATCAAAGACCCCCAGGGAAATACCTGGTGGCTCGCCCAAGTGCTGGAAGAATTGTCGGTCGACGAAATGCAAGCCCGCATGCTCAAAATCCCCAAAAAGTAG
- a CDS encoding helix-turn-helix transcriptional regulator, which produces MRYQETLPPPALSDVVRYFWSIESDDVPVAPVTYRLFAESAPGLVFFYHYNAGLVSGITHHHRDFAMPGKLGMMGAFLYPYALPFLFHESPQAVTNTTVAIADFLGNEGTLLKDEIANAQHRDARIVALSRYLLRKLKSRQQEANGLFQCIQHIVRYKGATTVDALASDLGLSGRHFDRKFRSAVGTSPKAFSRLIRFHSSLSLRKGNDLDNLTALALQAGYYDQSHFIRDFKEFSGLSPKQYFNLNDHHTADNFIKLSA; this is translated from the coding sequence ATGCGCTACCAGGAAACCTTGCCGCCGCCTGCTCTTTCGGACGTGGTCCGCTATTTTTGGAGCATCGAATCCGACGATGTTCCCGTGGCGCCCGTCACTTACAGGCTCTTTGCCGAAAGCGCTCCCGGCCTGGTGTTTTTTTATCACTACAATGCAGGACTGGTGAGCGGCATCACCCATCATCACCGCGACTTCGCCATGCCCGGTAAATTGGGCATGATGGGTGCGTTCTTATATCCTTATGCTCTCCCGTTCCTCTTCCACGAATCGCCACAAGCCGTAACCAACACCACGGTTGCGATCGCCGATTTCCTGGGAAACGAAGGGACGTTGTTAAAAGACGAGATCGCGAATGCCCAACACCGCGACGCCCGCATCGTCGCGTTGTCGCGCTACTTGCTCCGGAAATTAAAATCGCGGCAGCAGGAAGCCAACGGATTGTTTCAATGCATTCAGCACATCGTCCGCTACAAAGGAGCCACCACCGTCGACGCCCTCGCGAGCGACCTCGGCTTATCGGGGCGTCACTTCGATCGCAAATTCAGGAGCGCCGTCGGCACGTCACCCAAAGCGTTCTCAAGACTCATCCGTTTCCACTCCAGCCTGTCGCTGCGAAAAGGCAACGACCTCGACAACCTCACCGCGTTGGCGTTGCAAGCCGGATACTACGACCAATCACATTTCATACGGGACTTCAAAGAATTCTCCGGCCTCAGTCCAAAACAATACTTCAACCTCAACGATCACCACACCGCCGACAACTTTATAAAGTTGAGCGCCTGA